One Marmota flaviventris isolate mMarFla1 chromosome 17, mMarFla1.hap1, whole genome shotgun sequence genomic window, AGTCCAAGAATTTTACTCTTTGATTACAACCCTCTGTCTTCTAGCTCACGTTGTCCTATCTTTTGGTCCCTTTTTACTCAATCttaacttccttttaaaaaagcagaggggtgtggtggtacatgcccgCAATCTCAGCTACATAGGAGGCAGAAGCAgaaggattataagtttgaggccatcctgggcaacttagaccttgtctcaaaataaatttttaagattcTCTGCACTTCTCCCTGGTGAGCTGTGAGACCTGTGGGTCTGCTCCTTGACTTCCCTCATAGGATGGCCCCCAAACGCCAATCTTCGCTCCAGtctcaaacaaaaaaacccaaactgccTGCCGCCCCTGAGCAGGCGAATTCATCGGCCTCTCTGGGTTTGCcgaagggagaaaaagaacaacaagaaGCAATTGAACATATCGATGAAGTACAAAATGAAATAGACAGACTTAATGAACAAGCCAGTGAGGAGATATTGAAAGTAGAACAGAAATATAACAAACTCCGCCAACCATTTTTTCAGAAGAGGTCAGAATTGATCGCCAAAATCCCAAATTTTTGGGTAACAACATTTGTCAACCACCCACAAGTGTCAGCACTGCTTggggaggaagatgaagaggcGCTGCATTATTTGACCAGAGTTGAAGTGACAGAATTTGAAGATATCAAATCAGGTTAcagaatagatttttattttgatgaaaatccTTACTTCGAAAATAAAGTTCTCTCCAAAGAATTTCATCTGAATGAGAGTGGTGATCCATCTTCAAAGTCCACTGAAATCAAATGGAAATCTGGAAAGGATTTGACGAAACGTTCAAGTCAAACGCAGAATAAAGCCAGCAGGAAGAGGCAGCATGAAGAACCAGAGAGCTTCTTTACCTGGTTTACTGACCATTCTGATGCAGGTGCAGATGAGTTAGGAGAGGTCATCAAAGATGATATTTGGCCAGATCCATTGCAGTACTATTTGGTTCCTGATATGGATGatgaagaaggggaaggagaagaagaagatgatgatgatgatgaagaagaaggaTTGGAAGATATTGATGAAGAAGGGGATGAGGATGAAGGtgaagaagatgaagatgatgatgaaggggaggaaggagaggaggatgAAGGAGAAGACGACTAATTGAACACTGATGGATTccaacctttttctttctttcttttgttttttgtttttttcttttgttttttgtttttttaattcagtccCTGGGAGCAAGTTGcagtcttttttccccccctcccccccacccccttgtgCTCAGTCGCCCTGTTCTTGAGGTCTCTTTTCTCAAACCATGCTTCTCAacttattttggggggaaatacCTTGAGCAGAGTACAATGGGAAAAGAATCTCTACACCCTTCTgttctaaattcatttttatcccttcctgtctcaaaacaaaaaacaaaaaactgtatgGAATCAACACCACCGTGCTctgtgggaaaaaagaaaaaccttctaCTCTCTTCACTCTGCTGGAAGTTGGAGGGTGCTAGGCCCCTGTGTAGTAGTGCATAGAATTCtagcttttttcctcctttctctgtaTATTGGGCTCAGAGATTACACTGTGTCTCTATGTGAATATGGACAGTTAGCATTTACCAACATGTATCTGTctactttttcttgtttaaaaaaagaaaaaaaaaaaacttaaaaaaatggggTTATAGAAGGTCAGCAAAGGGTGGGTTTGAGATGTTTGGGTGGGTTAAGTGGGCATTTTGACAACATGGCTTCTCCTTTGGCATGTTTAATTGTGATGTTTAACGGACATCCTTGCAGTTTAAGatgacacttttaaaataaaattctctcctaATGATGACTTGAGCCCTGCCACTCAATGGGAGAATCAGCAGAACCTGTAGGATTTTATTTGGAATTGACATtctctattgtaattttgtttgtttatttttaaattttcttttttgttttcactggAAAGGAAAGATGATGCTCAGTTTTAAATGTTAAAAGTGTACAAGTTGCTTTGTTACAATAAAACTAAATGtgtacacaaaaaaaaaaataaataaataaataaattttttaaaagggctggacaAGTAGTTCATGGGTAGAGTactagcctagcatgtgaaaAACCCTGGGTTTAGTAttgctatttaaaataataacaacaccaaaacaccccccccccaaaaaaaaaaaaaaaaaaaaaaacaacccttaaAGCAGTTACAGACATTGTAGAGCAAACTGCTttgctttttggggggtgggggtgggggtagtgctggggattgaactcatagcCTTGCAAGTACtagtaagcactttaccactgagctaaatcctcagccCAGGAAACTGCTTTTTgctatatgaaattaaaatatttgataatcaGTTACTTATGAGTCCATTCATTCAGGATAGATTTAATAAGCCCCTACTGTGTGCCTAATATTGTTCTAGATGCAGGAGATGCAATAGTGAATCAATCAAGTTACaaggaagacaataaaaatagagaaatagaagttCGAGGACTGGGGAATTAACtccaatggtagagcacttgcctagcatgcacaaggccctgggtttgatcccaacattaaaggaaaaaagaaaaacaaaatcagttgGTGAGGCGTGATAAGCATCTAAGATAACTTGGATGACTGATTATGTTGGACTATGCTTGTTCATTCAGTGATGAAGGAGTTCCCTCAGATGGATTAATCTGTAATTCATGTTTCCCAAAAGTCTGACCAGTTTGATTAGGGAAGGAACTGAGTTGTTATTATTGGGATGTCTTAATAATCCTAGcaaccattcagttaatccccacTTTGTGTCAggtttattgcttttttaaattttctttttattttttggtaccagggattgaacccagggggcacttaaccacagaaccacatccctagcactcctcttttttggggattgggggtactggagattgaattcaggggcattcaaccaccgagtcacatccccagccctagtttgtattttatttagagacaggatctcactgagttgcttagcatttcattgttgctgaggctggctttgaacttgtgattctcttgtctcagcctcctaagccattgggattacaggtgtgtgcctctctGCCTGGCAGGAAATGCAACAGTGAatcaacccttttttatattttatttagagacagggtcttgttgagttgcttagggccttgctaactcacgatcctcctgcctcagcctcccaagtcactgggattaggcatttgccaccatgccaggcttaatgctttttagtttgatatgaTTCTCTGCTTTAGATCTACTGAATTAAAATGGAGGTGATGAGATGCCTAGCATAAAAGTCTGATAGTTTCAAATACTCTTTAGGTGGTTCTGATGGGCAGCCACATTTGAGAACCAGGTTCAGTCTAGAGTACAGAAGGATCTCTGCTGAATCTGAGATACAAAGTTATACAACATTGTTGAATGGTGATGGTTGAAGAGTGATGGGAGTAGATGAAATTACCCAGGATGACTATGGTTCTTAATATAAGAATTACTTGAGAAACTTGTTAAAGATACAAATGCTTTTGTCCTGACCCCCAATTAAGAACCTCTAATACAGATAAATGAGGTCTACGGGCTTGGATTGTGGCtgaatggtagagtacttgcatagcacatgtgaagcaatgggttcagtcttcaacaccacataaaaataaatcgttAAAAAAACCAATCaccactttttttcttaaaaaaaaaaaaaaaagttgaatagaGATGAGGTCCAGTTATAGAATTCTGGATAATCTCAAGATTTAGGGATTGTGGGAGGAAACAGTGGGTTGAATAGAAAGTGTGAAaggtaagaaataaaaagtagattATGATTTAGTAAACACTATTGTGCATACTGAGACAGCAAAAAGGGAGTTTAGTTGCCTgccccccttctttttttttttttttaagatgtaacAAAGTCATAACCAGGTTGAAAGAACCCTGTAGAGTGGAGCTGATAGTTTGTTGCATTTACTCAAAGGAGAAGTACAAGGCACAGTGTTACACAGTAAAAGGGAAATATCAAAAGCTTGTGGTTAGGCAGGTCCATGGATCTCAAGGCAAAGCTGGGAGGTGCAGGTGAGATTATTTAAGGTAAGTATTTGGGAAATATGAGATGTCTTCAAAGAAGGGTTGTACATAAGGCctagtagggggaaaaaaaatccctagagTTTATTAGAGAGTAACCTGTTTGGAGGAACTTGacagaaaaatctggaaaaagaaagatgtcattgggctggggctgtagctcagtggtaaagcgcttgcctagcacgtgtgaggccctgggtttgatcctcagcactacataaaaataaataaatggaataaaggtattgtgaaaaaaattcttggagTGGGGGAAGATATCCTTACTGTGGGATGTATTGTGATGGAGTGACTGTTAGTTCTAGGATCAGGTTTCCTAGGTTCAGCCCCAACCTTGTTAGAATTGCATAACCTTGGGCATACTAGTCAGCCTTTCTAACACTCCAACATAAACTGAGGATGATAATAATTCCTATCTAAGAGAATAGAGGCATGTATTAAATAAGAATATTCAAGCAAAGGACTTGGGT contains:
- the LOC114083817 gene encoding protein SET yields the protein MAPKRQSSLQSQTKKPKLPAAPEQANSSASLGLPKGEKEQQEAIEHIDEVQNEIDRLNEQASEEILKVEQKYNKLRQPFFQKRSELIAKIPNFWVTTFVNHPQVSALLGEEDEEALHYLTRVEVTEFEDIKSGYRIDFYFDENPYFENKVLSKEFHLNESGDPSSKSTEIKWKSGKDLTKRSSQTQNKASRKRQHEEPESFFTWFTDHSDAGADELGEVIKDDIWPDPLQYYLVPDMDDEEGEGEEEDDDDDEEEGLEDIDEEGDEDEGEEDEDDDEGEEGEEDEGEDD